Proteins encoded by one window of Puntigrus tetrazona isolate hp1 chromosome 17, ASM1883169v1, whole genome shotgun sequence:
- the znf395a gene encoding zinc finger protein 395a — MVPKTRLGKRSPLGTLVCGSSAEGLAETGPHGCPDNGLHRSKLYPGQKVYVHCGGQECGGVVEQHNHVDNEVSIFLPQLNQHVHRKLEDVWTSPTSSSTFSVSSSIDVPRRSPETVDMDEIMAAMVLTSLSCSPVIQHSALGSATQALCGIENGGSELSDGGYWSCDHGNGSPAPSPPIAEIDKSAPLVDEGLDMELDQMLFNEPTPRKRKNSVKVAYRCLWPNCGKILTTVVGIKRHIRNSHLGQSDEHSQREEDFYYTEVYQDLEQTTPSGGHQPSCTSPSSPSRLTPPPPSTPDMLQPSPLSQSAPGSFWQVHSEHSYQAPPPVQVVTQSKPVSVPVPCHWTPSLTVHQSKQGSPFRRRSVSVGEQWLQNNNATFRPHPASVSPPRNHCTSRRIRGEAKKCRKVYGIEHRDQWCTACRWKKACQRFLD, encoded by the exons ATGGTACCGAAAACCAGACTTGGGAAACGGTCCCCGCTGGGCACCCTGGTGTGTGGTTCCTCAGCGGAGGGCCTGGCAGAAACGGGACCCCACGGATGCCCAGACAATGGGCTTCACAGAAGCAAGCTTTACCCGGGACAGAAG GTGTATGTGCACTGCGGAGGACAAGAATGCGGAGGTGTGGTCGAACAGCATAACCACGTGGACAATGAAGTGTCTATCTTCCTACCGCAGCTCAACCAGCATGTTCATCGCAAGCTGGAAGACGTGTGGACGAGCCCCACTTCCAGCTCTACCTTCTCAGTCTCCTCGTCCATTGATGTGCCAAGAAG GAGTCCAGAGACGGTGGACATGGATGAGATTATGGCTGCAATGGTGCTTACAAGTCTGTCGTGCAGTCCAGTCATCCAACACTCGGCTCTGGGGAGTGCAACACAAG CTTTGTGTGGGATAGAAAATGGTGGTAGCGAGCTGTCTGATGGTGGATATTGGAGTTGCGACCATGGAAACGGAAGCCCCGCCCCATCCCCGCCAATCGCAGAGATTGACAAGAGCGCCCCTCTCGTTGACGAAGGCCTGGACATGGAACTGGACCAAATGTTGTTCAACGAGCCAACTCCAAGAAAACGCAAA AATTCAGTAAAAGTTGCATATCGGTGCTTGTGGCCAAATTGTGGAAAAATACTGACCACAGTAGTGGGCATCAAACGTCACATTCGAAATTCTCATCTTGG ACAAAGTGATGAGCACTCCCAAAGGGAAGAAGACTTCTACTACACTGAAGTCTATCAGGACTTGGAACAGACCACTCCCTCTGGTGGCCATCAGCCTTCCTGCACTTCTCCATCCAGTCCCAGCCGGCTCACACCCCCACCTCCCTCCACCCCAGACATGCTCCAACCCAGCCCTCTCAGCCAGTCCGCCCCGGGCAGCTTCTGGCAGGTCCATTCTGAGCACTCTTACCAG GCTCCTCCACCCGTTCAGGTTGTGACTCAGAGCAAACCGGTGTCTGTTCCCGTGCCCTGTCATTGGACTCCATCCCTCACAGTTCACCAGAGCAAACAG GGCTCGCCATTCCGCCGTCGTTCAGTTAGTGTTGGTGAACAGTGGCTCCAAAATAACAATGCCACCTTCAGGCCACATCCTGCCAGTGTTTCACCTCCAAGAAACCATTGCACTTCAAG GAGGATTCGGGGCGAAGCCAAGAAGTGCCGGAAGGTGTACGGCATCGAACACCGAGACCAGTGGTGCACCGCCTGCCGCTGGAAAAAGGCCTGTCAGAGATTCCTCGACTGA
- the pnoca gene encoding prepronociceptin: MKTPLWTLLLLGLCNPAWCDCQKDCLFCSQKLPNEYAFNNLVCLVECHGKLSPGDTWEMCRRIIVEQNPKALLSLGNGMLKRAEEEADTSLAVDQDDGQFSETLQRFDHITRALGTDDQDQDMQLSKKYKFLQVQSAQESEEERDGDSEVEGDEEDAAVHLIKRFGGFLKNKYGYRKFIDPGRSLQKRYGGFIGVRKSARKWNNQKRFSEFLKQYLGMSTRASEFNSMSADVTQQNE, translated from the exons ATGAAGACTCCACTGTGGACACTACTGTTGCTTGGACTGTGTAACCCAGCGTGGTGCGACTGCCAGAAGGACTGCCTCTTCTGCAGCCAAAAACTGCCTAACGAATATGCCTTCAACAATTTG GTGTGTCTGGTGGAGTGTCATGGTAAGCTTTCTCCGGGCGACACCTGGGAGATGTGCCGCAGGATCATTGTGGAGCAAAACCCAAAAGCCTTGCTATCGCTTGGTAATGGCATGCTGAAAAGAGCAGAAGAGGAAGCGGACACCTCTCTGGCTGTGGACCAGGACGATGGCCAGTTTTCTGAAACCCTCCAGAGGTTCGACCACATAACGCGGGCCTTGGGAACGGATGATCAGGACCAAGATATGCAGCTCAGTAAAAAATACAAGTTCCTGCAAGTACAGTCAGCGCAAGAATCTGAAGAAGAGCGAGATGGAGATAGCGAGGTGGAAGGCGATGAGGAAGACGCTGCCGTCCACCTAATCAAACGCTTTGGAGGCTTCCTCAAAAACAAGTACGGCTACAGGAAGTTCATAGATCCTGGAAGGTCTTTGCAAAAGAGATATGGGGGTTTCATAGGCGTCCGCAAATCGGCCCGTAAGTGGAACAACCAGAAGCGCTTTAGCGAGTTCCTCAAGCAGTATTTGGGCATGAGTACTCGAGCTAGTGAGTTTAATAGTATGTCTGCTGATGTCACCCAACAGAATGAGTAA